A part of Oncorhynchus masou masou isolate Uvic2021 unplaced genomic scaffold, UVic_Omas_1.1 unplaced_scaffold_1218, whole genome shotgun sequence genomic DNA contains:
- the LOC135529963 gene encoding tripartite motif-containing protein 16-like isoform X2, whose protein sequence is MAQQGVLLDQDQFCCSVCLDLLKEPVTIPCGHSYCRSCIEGCWDQDVLKGVYSCPQCRETFTPRPNLRKNNMLAELVEKLRKTGLQAAPPPALCYAGPGDVACDVCTGTRKQKALMSCLACLASYCETHLQPHYESPAFKKHKLVKATAQLQEKICSHHDKLLEVYCHTDQQCICLLCVMDEHKGHDTVSAAAERTEKQRQLGMSQQKVQQRFQEREKELKKLQQAVESFKRSAQSAVEDSDQIFTELIRSIERRSSEVKELIRAQEKAQVSQAEGLLEQLKQEIAELRKRSTELEQLSHTEDHIHFLQRYQSLSSISVSSDLPSIVVRPLQYFGDVSQTVSELREKLEDFLKGEWTKISTTVNIVDVVLPPEPKTREQLLQYSCQLTLDPNTAHTHLSLSEGNRKVTFTQTKSNHILSIQTDSPTTGRFCVERVCLDAVTGRWSGLVVFIQQSHIKTSAEQGEVMMVDLDTITSPGV, encoded by the exons ATGGCTCAACAGGGAGTTCTGCTGGACCAGgaccagttctgttgttctgtctgtctggatctactgaaggagccggtcactattccctgtggacacagttactgtaggagctgtattgagggctgctgggatcaggatgttctgaaaggggtctatagctgtcctcagtgcagagagaccttcactccaaggcctaatctgaggaaaaataacatgttggctgagctggtggagaaactgaggaagacaggactccaggctgctccccctcctgctctgtgctatgctggacctggagatgtggcGTGTGATGTCTGCACTGGGACCAGAAAGCAGAAAGCCCTCATGTCCTGTCTGGCATGTCTGGCCTCTTACTGTGAGACTCACCTCCAACCTCACTATGAGTCTCCTGCTTTCAAGAAGCACAAGCTGGTCAAAGCCACCGCACAACTACAGGAGAAGATCTGCTCTCATCATGACAAACTGCTGGAGGTTTACTGTCATACCGATCAGCAGTGTATCTGTCTGCTGTGTGTGATGGATGAACATAAAGGCCATGATACAGTGTcagctgcagcagagaggactgAGAAACAG AGGCAGCTGGGGATGAGTCAGCAGAAGGTCCAGCAGAgattccaggagagagagaaggagctgaagaagctccaacaggctgtggagtctttcaag cgctctgcacagtcagcagtggaggacagtgatcagatctttactgagctgatccgctccattgagagaaggagctctgaggtgaaggagctgatcagagcccaagagaaggctcaagtgagtcaagctgaaggactcctggagcaactgaagcaggagatcgctgagctgaggaagagaagcactgagctggagcagctctcacacacagaggatcacatccatttcctccag aggtatcagtctctctccagtatcagtgtatcttcagacttacccagcatcgttgtccgtcctcttcagtactttggagatgtgagtcagactgtgtctgaactgagagagaaactagaagacttccttaaaggagaatggaccaagatctccactacag tgaatatagtggatgttgtactgcctccagagcccaagaccagagaacagttgttacaat attcctgtcagctcacactggacccaaacacagcacacacacacctctctctgtctgaagggaacagaaaggtgacctTTACACAGACCAAGTCCAACCATATCCTGtccatccagacagattcaccAACTACAGGCAggttctgtgtagagagggtctgtctggacgctgttactgggaggtggagtggACTGGTGGTGTTTATACAGCAGTCTCATATAAAGACATCAGCAGAACAGGGAGAGGTAATGATGGTGGATTTGGATACAATAACAAGTCCTGGAGTTTAA
- the LOC135529963 gene encoding tripartite motif-containing protein 16-like isoform X1, which translates to MAQQGVLLDQDQFCCSVCLDLLKEPVTIPCGHSYCRSCIEGCWDQDVLKGVYSCPQCRETFTPRPNLRKNNMLAELVEKLRKTGLQAAPPPALCYAGPGDVACDVCTGTRKQKALMSCLACLASYCETHLQPHYESPAFKKHKLVKATAQLQEKICSHHDKLLEVYCHTDQQCICLLCVMDEHKGHDTVSAAAERTEKQRQLGMSQQKVQQRFQEREKELKKLQQAVESFKRSAQSAVEDSDQIFTELIRSIERRSSEVKELIRAQEKAQVSQAEGLLEQLKQEIAELRKRSTELEQLSHTEDHIHFLQRYQSLSLQRYQSLSSISVSSDLPSIVVRPLQYFGDVSQTVSELREKLEDFLKGEWTKISTTVNIVDVVLPPEPKTREQLLQYSCQLTLDPNTAHTHLSLSEGNRKVTFTQTKSNHILSIQTDSPTTGRFCVERVCLDAVTGRWSGLVVFIQQSHIKTSAEQGEVMMVDLDTITSPGV; encoded by the exons ATGGCTCAACAGGGAGTTCTGCTGGACCAGgaccagttctgttgttctgtctgtctggatctactgaaggagccggtcactattccctgtggacacagttactgtaggagctgtattgagggctgctgggatcaggatgttctgaaaggggtctatagctgtcctcagtgcagagagaccttcactccaaggcctaatctgaggaaaaataacatgttggctgagctggtggagaaactgaggaagacaggactccaggctgctccccctcctgctctgtgctatgctggacctggagatgtggcGTGTGATGTCTGCACTGGGACCAGAAAGCAGAAAGCCCTCATGTCCTGTCTGGCATGTCTGGCCTCTTACTGTGAGACTCACCTCCAACCTCACTATGAGTCTCCTGCTTTCAAGAAGCACAAGCTGGTCAAAGCCACCGCACAACTACAGGAGAAGATCTGCTCTCATCATGACAAACTGCTGGAGGTTTACTGTCATACCGATCAGCAGTGTATCTGTCTGCTGTGTGTGATGGATGAACATAAAGGCCATGATACAGTGTcagctgcagcagagaggactgAGAAACAG AGGCAGCTGGGGATGAGTCAGCAGAAGGTCCAGCAGAgattccaggagagagagaaggagctgaagaagctccaacaggctgtggagtctttcaag cgctctgcacagtcagcagtggaggacagtgatcagatctttactgagctgatccgctccattgagagaaggagctctgaggtgaaggagctgatcagagcccaagagaaggctcaagtgagtcaagctgaaggactcctggagcaactgaagcaggagatcgctgagctgaggaagagaagcactgagctggagcagctctcacacacagaggatcacatccatttcctccag aggtatcag tctctctctctccagaggtatcagtctctctccagtatcagtgtatcttcagacttacccagcatcgttgtccgtcctcttcagtactttggagatgtgagtcagactgtgtctgaactgagagagaaactagaagacttccttaaaggagaatggaccaagatctccactacag tgaatatagtggatgttgtactgcctccagagcccaagaccagagaacagttgttacaat attcctgtcagctcacactggacccaaacacagcacacacacacctctctctgtctgaagggaacagaaaggtgacctTTACACAGACCAAGTCCAACCATATCCTGtccatccagacagattcaccAACTACAGGCAggttctgtgtagagagggtctgtctggacgctgttactgggaggtggagtggACTGGTGGTGTTTATACAGCAGTCTCATATAAAGACATCAGCAGAACAGGGAGAGGTAATGATGGTGGATTTGGATACAATAACAAGTCCTGGAGTTTAA